The proteins below are encoded in one region of Nitrospira lenta:
- a CDS encoding CbiX/SirB N-terminal domain-containing protein, which translates to MTTGLLIVGHGSRDSNANGEFEALVAAFRAARPDLDVAHGYVELARPSLATALRELAQRADSVVVLPLFLFAAGHVKNDIPLALSQARQEFPSVRFIVANALGIHPNLVELAFERARAALEGARESSKTAVVVVGRGSSDPDANGDFCKVVRLLAEGREIGWVVPCFIGVTRPLFEETVELVARARPERIVVAPYFLFGGRLITKIREQVESFQARYPWIKTELVPHLGIDDRLLRLMDERLAEATGGERPLPCDTCQYRVPVSAVTEHVGGLKALLWSLRHGFTHAQAMPHVHAHRPLAKHVLVCGNVDCADGGSIPLIATLRRLLKDAGRDQDIRVTKTSCMGRCGEGPTVAVYPDGIWYRGVKETDAKELVEEHLLGDRLVSRLVDNIMQ; encoded by the coding sequence ATGACGACGGGATTGCTCATCGTCGGGCACGGCAGCCGTGATTCCAATGCCAATGGTGAGTTCGAGGCCTTGGTGGCAGCCTTTCGCGCGGCGCGACCCGATCTTGATGTGGCGCACGGCTATGTGGAGCTGGCCCGCCCGTCATTGGCCACCGCGCTTCGCGAGTTGGCGCAACGGGCCGATTCCGTTGTGGTCCTGCCGTTGTTCCTTTTTGCCGCGGGGCATGTGAAGAACGATATTCCGCTCGCACTCTCGCAGGCTCGGCAAGAGTTTCCCTCCGTCCGTTTTATCGTGGCCAATGCCTTGGGCATCCATCCCAATCTCGTGGAGCTGGCCTTTGAGCGGGCGCGGGCGGCGCTGGAAGGTGCCCGTGAATCCTCGAAGACTGCCGTCGTGGTCGTGGGCCGTGGTTCAAGCGACCCGGATGCGAACGGGGACTTCTGTAAAGTTGTTCGTCTCCTTGCCGAGGGGCGCGAGATCGGGTGGGTGGTGCCCTGTTTCATCGGCGTGACGAGACCGCTGTTTGAGGAGACGGTGGAGCTGGTCGCGCGCGCGCGCCCAGAGCGGATCGTCGTGGCTCCCTACTTTCTCTTCGGCGGAAGACTGATCACGAAAATTCGCGAGCAGGTGGAATCGTTCCAAGCGCGCTATCCCTGGATCAAGACCGAACTGGTACCCCATTTGGGAATCGACGACCGGTTGCTCCGCTTGATGGACGAGCGCCTGGCCGAAGCGACGGGAGGGGAGCGGCCGCTCCCCTGCGATACCTGTCAGTATCGTGTGCCGGTGTCCGCTGTGACCGAGCATGTGGGCGGGCTCAAAGCGCTGCTCTGGAGTCTGCGGCACGGTTTCACCCACGCGCAAGCTATGCCGCACGTGCATGCCCATCGCCCGCTGGCTAAACATGTCCTGGTCTGCGGGAATGTCGATTGTGCCGATGGCGGGAGCATTCCCCTCATTGCTACATTGCGGCGGCTGTTGAAGGACGCCGGGCGGGATCAGGATATTCGCGTGACGAAGACCTCCTGCATGGGCCGCTGCGGGGAAGGACCGACGGTCGCGGTCTATCCTGATGGCATTTGGTATCGGGGTGTGAAAGAGACGGATGCGAAGGAGTTGGTCGAGGAGCATCTGCTCGGCGATCGGCTCGTCAGTCGCCTGGTCGATAACATTATGCAGTAA
- a CDS encoding trans-sulfuration enzyme family protein, with protein sequence MHGFTTRQLHADGQQKPLNAHAMPLFLTSTFSFDSPEAGADLFLGRRAGHIYSRVGNPTVEALEQVIANLENGEAAVALGSGMAAIHASLLSILKAGDHVICGEVLYSPSLHLITERLADLGITSTVVDTSNEQAVRDAIRDKTKVIFFETPANPTCKITDIRAIAELARPKGILTIVDNTFSSPYFQRPLDHGADISLHSATKYLNGHGDVIGGIVVARSELAAMIRTYRRDTGGILSPFDAYLLLRGIRTLSLRMLRHHDNAMKLFEFLSSVPKVGKLYYPGDPQFPGHHVAARQMTGFGGCFSFELADGFEAATRLLSKLKLCTLAVSLGTVDTLIEHPASMTHVATPKDIMERQGITSGLVRISVGCEDIEDVIADLEDALEAI encoded by the coding sequence ATGCATGGGTTTACAACCAGACAACTGCATGCCGATGGACAACAGAAGCCGTTGAACGCGCATGCGATGCCCCTGTTCCTAACGTCGACGTTTTCGTTCGATTCTCCCGAAGCAGGCGCGGATCTTTTTCTGGGGCGTCGCGCCGGGCATATCTATAGTCGGGTGGGAAATCCGACCGTCGAAGCTCTCGAGCAGGTGATTGCGAACCTGGAAAACGGGGAGGCCGCTGTCGCATTGGGCTCGGGAATGGCGGCTATCCATGCGAGCTTATTGAGTATTCTGAAAGCCGGTGATCATGTGATCTGCGGGGAGGTGCTCTATAGTCCAAGCCTCCATCTGATCACAGAGCGCCTGGCAGATCTGGGGATTACCTCCACGGTGGTCGATACTTCGAATGAGCAGGCCGTAAGAGATGCCATACGGGACAAGACAAAAGTGATTTTCTTTGAAACCCCCGCCAATCCTACGTGCAAGATCACGGATATCCGGGCAATCGCCGAACTGGCCAGACCCAAGGGCATTTTGACGATCGTCGATAACACCTTCTCCAGTCCTTACTTTCAGCGGCCACTGGATCACGGCGCGGATATCTCCCTCCATAGCGCCACGAAGTACCTTAACGGCCATGGGGACGTGATCGGGGGGATTGTTGTGGCGCGCTCAGAGCTGGCCGCCATGATTCGCACCTATCGTCGTGACACCGGAGGCATTCTGAGCCCGTTCGATGCTTATCTGCTGTTGCGGGGCATCAGAACCCTTTCCTTGCGTATGCTGCGGCATCACGACAACGCGATGAAGCTCTTTGAGTTTCTTTCCAGTGTTCCCAAAGTCGGCAAGTTGTACTATCCAGGTGACCCCCAGTTCCCCGGCCACCATGTCGCAGCCCGACAGATGACCGGCTTTGGCGGCTGCTTCAGTTTCGAGCTTGCCGACGGGTTCGAGGCGGCCACGCGGTTGTTGAGTAAACTGAAACTCTGCACCTTGGCGGTATCCTTGGGCACGGTCGATACGTTGATCGAACATCCGGCGTCGATGACCCATGTCGCGACACCGAAAGACATCATGGAGCGGCAGGGGATTACGAGCGGGCTCGTAAGAATCTCCGTCGGCTGCGAGGATATCGAAGATGTCATCGCCGATCTTGAGGACGCGCTGGAAGCGATTTGA
- a CDS encoding response regulator transcription factor yields the protein MGKKILVIEDDMDIGRLLGMHLRDAGYTVDSVATGVEGLQQGLSNRYDLIILDVMLPGLDGFEICRQLRGLPSYTPLLMLTAKSSELDRVLGLEVGADDYMTKPFSVREMLARVKALFRRSEAFSGKNQNVHDVIRAGQLCIDVEKRKVVVRGSPLELTAKEFDLLLQFALHPGRVFTRAQLLDVVWGYGHEGYEHTVNSHINRLRAKIEKDSSKPDFILTVWGVGYQFCERDGPHTEE from the coding sequence ATGGGTAAAAAAATCTTGGTGATCGAAGACGACATGGATATTGGCCGGCTATTGGGCATGCATTTGAGAGATGCCGGCTATACCGTCGACAGTGTGGCCACGGGTGTCGAAGGTCTTCAACAGGGCCTATCAAACAGGTATGACCTCATTATCCTGGACGTCATGCTTCCAGGCCTCGATGGGTTCGAGATATGCCGGCAGCTTCGAGGCCTTCCGTCCTATACCCCGCTTCTAATGTTGACTGCGAAATCATCAGAGCTCGACCGCGTGCTTGGCTTGGAAGTCGGGGCTGACGACTATATGACTAAGCCATTCAGCGTTCGAGAAATGTTAGCCCGGGTCAAGGCACTCTTTCGACGGTCTGAAGCCTTTTCGGGAAAGAATCAGAACGTCCATGATGTCATCCGCGCGGGACAGTTATGTATTGATGTGGAGAAACGCAAAGTTGTTGTCCGAGGCAGCCCGTTGGAGCTCACGGCTAAAGAATTTGATTTGCTCCTACAGTTTGCACTCCATCCCGGCCGGGTCTTTACAAGGGCACAGCTACTGGATGTGGTCTGGGGCTATGGGCATGAAGGATACGAGCATACGGTCAATTCCCATATCAATCGATTACGCGCTAAGATTGAAAAAGACTCCTCGAAGCCGGACTTTATTTTGACCGTGTGGGGTGTCGGATACCAGTTCTGTGAACGGGATGGCCCACACACCGAAGAGTAA
- a CDS encoding sensor histidine kinase encodes MARSLYGKLALVLFILFGSVGMLYTSLTSFTTRMYQQEVNQKLNRALARNIVGDQLLSSQGEVSPYALKELFHLLMIVNPSIEMYLLDAQGVILNFSAPAEKIKRSAVSLDPIQRFLTTEDTFPILGDDPRDTSRHKVFSVAPIPLTGSPTGYLYIVLGGEEYDSVVDMLQRSYILRLSFWAALAGLVFALLAGLVLFNMLTRRLRLLASTMDRFAKSDFSHAISMRTHEPVTERSRDEIDRLQITFNLMVQRILKQVDTLKQTDTLRRELVANVSHDLRTPLASLHGYLETLMIKEGSLTREESRAFLDIALKQSERLRRLVGELFELARLDSQEVHIDHEQFSLAELVQDVCQKVQLTVEPKGITLKTSFPEALPFVVADIGLIERVLENILHNAIRYTKSGGLITVSLSQQSQSVRVQIADTGCGIAAQDLSHIFDRFYRADRQDPAGGAGLGLAISKRILELHGSTIRAESTQNVGTTMIFDLPTVLS; translated from the coding sequence ATGGCGCGCTCACTCTACGGGAAACTCGCTCTCGTGTTGTTCATCCTCTTTGGATCGGTAGGTATGCTCTATACCTCCCTCACGTCGTTTACGACGCGCATGTATCAGCAGGAAGTGAATCAGAAGCTCAACCGGGCCTTGGCCCGCAACATTGTGGGCGACCAATTGCTCAGTAGCCAGGGAGAAGTCAGCCCCTATGCTTTGAAGGAATTGTTTCACCTGCTCATGATCGTCAACCCCAGTATTGAGATGTACCTGCTGGATGCTCAGGGGGTGATTCTGAACTTCTCTGCGCCAGCCGAGAAGATTAAACGATCGGCGGTCTCGCTTGATCCGATTCAACGGTTCTTGACCACCGAGGATACCTTTCCCATTCTGGGTGATGATCCGCGTGATACGAGTCGCCACAAGGTGTTTTCTGTCGCTCCTATCCCACTCACGGGATCGCCCACAGGGTATCTCTATATCGTGCTTGGCGGCGAGGAATATGATTCGGTCGTAGACATGCTGCAACGCAGCTACATACTCCGACTCAGCTTTTGGGCGGCCCTAGCCGGCCTGGTCTTTGCTCTCCTCGCTGGCCTCGTGTTGTTCAATATGCTGACACGACGGCTCCGCCTGCTCGCCTCGACGATGGACAGGTTCGCTAAAAGTGACTTCTCGCATGCCATATCAATGCGTACGCACGAGCCGGTGACAGAGCGCTCAAGAGATGAAATTGACCGCTTGCAAATAACGTTTAATCTGATGGTCCAGCGGATTCTCAAGCAAGTGGACACCCTCAAGCAGACGGACACGCTCCGCCGGGAACTCGTGGCAAACGTTTCCCATGATCTCCGGACGCCCCTCGCATCGCTCCATGGCTATCTGGAGACTCTCATGATCAAAGAGGGAAGCCTAACAAGAGAAGAATCCCGGGCCTTTCTTGACATCGCACTCAAACAAAGCGAGCGGCTGAGGCGACTAGTCGGCGAGCTCTTTGAATTGGCCCGCTTGGATTCGCAAGAGGTGCACATCGACCACGAGCAATTCTCTTTGGCGGAGTTGGTGCAGGACGTCTGTCAAAAGGTGCAACTCACCGTGGAACCGAAAGGCATCACGCTCAAGACCAGCTTTCCAGAAGCGCTTCCATTTGTCGTGGCGGATATCGGCCTCATTGAACGGGTGCTGGAAAACATTCTTCATAACGCGATCCGCTACACCAAATCTGGAGGCCTGATCACGGTGTCGCTGAGCCAACAATCACAATCTGTACGCGTGCAGATCGCCGATACGGGCTGCGGGATTGCCGCTCAAGACCTCTCACATATTTTTGATCGGTTTTACCGAGCCGATCGGCAGGATCCAGCCGGAGGAGCAGGTCTAGGACTAGCCATCTCGAAGCGCATTCTTGAGTTGCACGGCAGCACGATTCGCGCGGAGAGCACTCAAAACGTCGGAACCACGATGATCTTCGATTTGCCCACCGTATTGTCCTAA
- a CDS encoding chlorite dismutase family protein, with translation MKRIKKSLMVGAVLGLLALFPSAGEAGVDREKFLKDPGVYGTFAVFQVDEEWWKLDKAAKVAAVSEVKAIFQKHSDALIADTYLLRGLVEKADVLVRIHSLEILTNQNFLIDFMGTALGQHLKNTYTFNGLTKALNYVPGMSEDLKIALKTQTDPGPKPYAIIVPIRKDAEWWNAGQDVRTAMMKEHTEATVPYLKTVKRKLYHASGLDDVDFITYFETAKLDDFNNLIIALEKVKENRHNKQFGAPTLLGTIRPLDEILAILSH, from the coding sequence ATGAAACGTATCAAGAAATCATTGATGGTGGGTGCTGTGCTCGGCCTTCTGGCTCTTTTCCCCTCAGCTGGTGAGGCAGGGGTGGATCGCGAAAAGTTCCTGAAGGACCCAGGCGTCTATGGTACGTTTGCCGTGTTCCAGGTCGATGAGGAGTGGTGGAAGCTCGACAAGGCGGCCAAGGTTGCTGCCGTCAGTGAAGTGAAGGCCATCTTTCAGAAGCATAGCGATGCGCTCATTGCCGACACGTACCTCTTGAGAGGGCTCGTCGAAAAGGCCGACGTTCTCGTCCGAATCCATTCTCTGGAGATCCTGACGAATCAAAACTTTCTCATCGATTTCATGGGAACGGCGCTGGGACAGCATTTGAAGAATACGTACACGTTTAACGGGCTCACGAAAGCTCTCAATTATGTGCCAGGGATGTCCGAGGATCTGAAGATTGCCTTGAAAACACAAACCGATCCAGGACCGAAACCGTACGCCATTATCGTGCCGATTCGTAAAGATGCCGAATGGTGGAACGCGGGGCAAGATGTCCGCACAGCGATGATGAAGGAGCACACCGAAGCCACGGTCCCATACCTGAAGACGGTCAAACGGAAACTCTATCATGCCAGTGGGCTGGATGACGTCGATTTCATCACCTACTTTGAGACCGCAAAACTGGACGACTTTAATAACCTCATCATTGCATTGGAAAAGGTAAAAGAAAATCGCCACAACAAGCAGTTCGGTGCACCAACCCTGCTGGGAACTATCCGACCCTTAGACGAAATCTTGGCCATTCTCAGCCACTGA
- a CDS encoding GGDEF domain-containing response regulator, with product MSPSIIKLLLVEDNDVDAHLTRDILAEWSIEQFDITHVTRLSEAFAHLARDRYDAILLDLSLPDAYGLPTLKQVQATSPTIPIIVLSGVSDQALSLQAVQQGAQDYLVKGQGHPELLARSIRYAIERKRAEERMTYLAQYDQLTGLVNRTLFRDRLVQAMARSKRLQRPLGLMLLDLDRFKAVNDTMGHDVGDLLLKAVADRLKLCVREVDTVARMGGDEFTIILEGCAADQDITVVAQRITESLREPFELGSHRPAIGVSIGITVYPSDDHDIDDLLKHADAAMYRAKQKGGCTFQFHISDAKPQSPLVS from the coding sequence TTGAGCCCTTCAATAATCAAATTGCTGCTCGTCGAAGACAATGATGTCGATGCTCACCTCACTCGGGACATCCTGGCAGAATGGAGCATTGAACAATTCGACATTACCCACGTCACGCGACTGAGCGAAGCGTTTGCCCATCTTGCGCGAGATCGCTACGATGCCATTTTGCTTGATCTCTCCTTGCCCGATGCCTATGGGCTCCCAACATTGAAGCAAGTTCAAGCCACCAGCCCTACCATCCCTATCATTGTCCTCAGCGGGGTCAGTGACCAGGCCCTATCGCTCCAGGCCGTGCAGCAAGGTGCCCAGGATTATCTCGTCAAGGGACAGGGCCACCCCGAACTGCTCGCTCGCTCCATTCGTTACGCGATCGAACGGAAGCGAGCAGAAGAACGCATGACGTATCTGGCGCAGTACGACCAGTTAACCGGACTAGTCAATCGGACGCTATTCCGCGATCGACTCGTCCAAGCCATGGCGCGAAGCAAGCGCCTCCAACGCCCGCTCGGCTTGATGCTATTGGACCTCGACCGGTTTAAAGCCGTCAACGATACGATGGGCCATGATGTCGGCGATTTGCTGCTCAAAGCAGTGGCAGACCGGCTCAAACTCTGCGTCAGAGAAGTAGATACGGTGGCCCGAATGGGCGGTGACGAGTTTACGATTATCCTGGAAGGCTGCGCAGCGGATCAGGACATCACGGTCGTGGCTCAACGGATTACCGAATCGTTGAGAGAGCCTTTCGAACTGGGGTCGCATCGCCCAGCGATTGGCGTCAGTATTGGAATTACCGTCTATCCATCCGATGATCACGATATCGACGACCTTCTGAAACATGCCGATGCCGCGATGTACCGGGCCAAGCAAAAGGGTGGCTGCACCTTTCAATTTCACATATCCGATGCGAAGCCTCAGTCTCCTCTCGTCTCGTAA
- a CDS encoding right-handed parallel beta-helix repeat-containing protein, whose amino-acid sequence MDESLPPNPAGGKTLVVDATDPRCYALPSDALRDAAEHDQIYIRPGTYEDKIFISNRPVRLIGAGRDQVQIFSRRGGPLYLQQVPGGRISGIAFRYVGSDQHSAINVLDSTCVISDCRAMEGILSGVVLYGPECRVTFSGNEVCRNRESGIFVFAGAHARVADNRCFDNHHFGIAVRDAGTCPDIVRNQCDSNMLSGILLFHHGGALLADNHCRDNQHWGVVVTPDARPNPAPSELVQANDLTRNPRGASVVTDQPLEDIGR is encoded by the coding sequence ATGGATGAGTCGCTACCGCCCAATCCCGCCGGCGGCAAGACGCTAGTTGTCGATGCAACAGACCCACGCTGCTATGCTCTCCCAAGTGACGCGCTTCGCGACGCGGCGGAACATGATCAGATCTATATTAGACCTGGCACGTATGAAGACAAGATCTTCATCTCGAACCGTCCTGTGCGGTTGATTGGTGCCGGGCGTGACCAGGTGCAGATTTTTTCTCGTCGTGGTGGCCCCTTATACTTACAACAGGTCCCTGGCGGGAGAATTTCAGGAATTGCATTTCGTTATGTGGGGAGCGATCAACATTCGGCCATCAACGTTCTGGATAGCACCTGCGTGATTTCAGACTGTCGCGCGATGGAAGGGATTCTGTCAGGTGTTGTACTGTACGGTCCGGAATGTCGGGTGACCTTCTCAGGCAATGAAGTCTGTCGCAATCGAGAGTCGGGGATTTTTGTATTTGCCGGAGCGCATGCTCGGGTAGCAGACAATCGGTGCTTTGACAATCATCATTTCGGTATTGCTGTCCGCGATGCAGGGACTTGTCCGGATATCGTCCGCAATCAATGCGACAGCAACATGCTGAGCGGCATATTGCTGTTTCACCATGGTGGCGCGCTGCTGGCAGATAATCATTGCCGGGACAATCAGCACTGGGGAGTCGTGGTGACGCCGGATGCGCGCCCCAATCCGGCTCCTTCAGAATTGGTGCAGGCCAATGACCTTACGCGTAATCCCCGGGGAGCCTCTGTGGTGACCGACCAACCGTTGGAAGATATCGGTCGCTAG
- the ybgF gene encoding tol-pal system protein YbgF has product MKKQLRIGVLVVMGALLLSPSIPFAAQGQMQDSSRRLYDRVMEEFKHRDYEAALAGFRLFIEVHGHSALAANAQYWIGECQYRMGRYKDALASFYNVVSYYPLSPKLAASTLKIGQAYTKLGDQDKARMMFERVVDQYPDSSEAELARKAIDTTNAKSEPIAHTLE; this is encoded by the coding sequence ATGAAGAAGCAACTACGAATCGGAGTCCTCGTCGTAATGGGCGCCCTGCTCCTCTCGCCAAGTATTCCATTCGCAGCTCAAGGTCAGATGCAAGACAGCTCCCGCCGTTTATATGATCGGGTGATGGAAGAGTTCAAACATCGGGACTATGAAGCTGCGCTCGCAGGCTTTCGTCTTTTTATCGAGGTTCATGGACACTCTGCGCTCGCCGCGAACGCCCAATATTGGATCGGAGAATGCCAGTATCGCATGGGCCGCTATAAGGATGCTCTGGCCTCATTTTACAATGTCGTCTCGTACTATCCGCTCAGCCCGAAGCTGGCAGCATCAACCCTGAAAATCGGGCAGGCCTATACAAAACTCGGCGATCAGGACAAAGCCCGCATGATGTTTGAACGTGTGGTCGACCAGTATCCCGATAGTTCAGAGGCCGAGCTCGCCAGGAAAGCCATTGACACAACCAATGCCAAGTCCGAACCGATTGCGCATACGCTTGAATAG
- a CDS encoding DUF2726 domain-containing protein translates to MDVILIGSLVVGVLVLLLWKRSPASDKMKSHRPVFPAGTKVNPAPLLTEQEVLLYNLLRLAVQDQYLVFSQVPLWAFVHIDAPGEIRSQAFRQIALKRVAFVLVHPGSRQVEQVVQVEDSVVRGGQGNRQRVIESVLDAAGIKLVTLRVQKSYTVPALASLLGCEPDES, encoded by the coding sequence ATGGACGTCATTCTCATTGGTTCTCTCGTCGTAGGTGTGCTGGTATTGCTGCTCTGGAAACGGAGCCCTGCGTCAGACAAGATGAAGAGTCACAGACCCGTTTTCCCGGCCGGGACGAAGGTCAATCCCGCTCCGTTGCTTACGGAGCAAGAAGTGCTGCTCTATAACCTCCTTCGGTTGGCCGTCCAGGATCAGTATTTAGTGTTCTCCCAAGTTCCGTTGTGGGCGTTTGTTCATATTGATGCGCCCGGAGAAATTCGGTCGCAGGCCTTTCGTCAGATTGCGCTGAAGCGCGTGGCGTTTGTCCTCGTGCATCCGGGGTCGAGGCAGGTTGAGCAGGTGGTGCAAGTAGAGGATAGTGTTGTGAGAGGGGGCCAAGGCAACCGGCAGCGTGTGATTGAGTCGGTTCTTGATGCTGCGGGGATTAAGCTGGTGACATTGCGCGTGCAGAAGTCCTACACCGTTCCGGCGCTCGCATCCCTACTCGGATGCGAGCCGGATGAATCATAG